Proteins co-encoded in one Streptococcus ruminicola genomic window:
- a CDS encoding NAD(P)/FAD-dependent oxidoreductase, whose product MSENREIYDITIIGGGPVGLFAAFYAGLRGVSVKIIESLSELGGQPAVLYPEKMIYDVAGFPGITAADLTENLIKQLDRFKDSTAICLKEEVKTFEKDGDIFTIETNKGQHFSRAIVIACGNGAFAPRTLGLEGEEAYADNNLFYNVHKLDQFAGKDVVICGGGDSAVDWANHLDGLAKSVTIVHRRDAFRAHEHSVEVLKESNVNILTPYVPFELSGDGQFVKSLTVQKVKSDETVELPLDALIVSFGFSTSNKNLKNWNVDYKRSSIAVSPLFETSQEGVYAIGDAADYEGKVDLIATGFGEAPTAINQAIKYIFPDRDNRVVHSTSLINE is encoded by the coding sequence ATGTCAGAAAATCGTGAAATCTATGATATTACCATCATTGGTGGTGGACCTGTTGGTTTGTTTGCAGCCTTTTACGCTGGTTTGCGTGGCGTTTCGGTAAAAATTATTGAAAGTTTATCTGAACTTGGTGGGCAGCCTGCAGTTCTTTATCCAGAAAAAATGATTTATGACGTTGCTGGTTTTCCTGGGATTACAGCAGCTGATTTGACTGAAAATCTTATCAAGCAATTAGATCGTTTTAAAGATAGCACAGCTATTTGCCTTAAAGAAGAGGTCAAAACATTTGAAAAAGATGGTGATATTTTTACTATCGAAACAAATAAAGGTCAACATTTTTCACGTGCTATCGTGATTGCATGTGGTAATGGTGCTTTTGCCCCTCGTACACTTGGTTTGGAAGGTGAAGAAGCTTACGCTGACAACAACCTTTTCTACAACGTTCACAAACTTGACCAATTTGCTGGTAAAGATGTGGTTATTTGTGGTGGTGGTGATTCTGCTGTTGACTGGGCAAATCACCTAGATGGTTTGGCTAAAAGTGTTACTATTGTGCACCGTCGTGATGCTTTCCGCGCTCATGAACATAGTGTAGAAGTCTTGAAAGAGTCAAACGTAAACATTTTGACACCTTATGTGCCATTTGAACTTTCTGGTGATGGTCAATTTGTTAAGAGTTTGACAGTTCAAAAAGTGAAATCTGATGAAACTGTTGAATTGCCACTTGATGCTTTGATTGTAAGCTTTGGTTTCTCAACATCAAATAAAAACCTTAAAAATTGGAATGTGGATTACAAACGTTCAAGTATTGCGGTTTCACCATTGTTTGAAACTAGTCAAGAAGGTGTTTACGCAATTGGTGATGCGGCTGATTATGAAGGCAAGGTTGATTTGATTGCGACTGGTTTTGGTGAAGCACCAACAGCAATTAACCAAGCTATTAAGTATATCTTCCCTGACCGTGATAATCGTGTTGTTCACTCAACATCATTAATCAATGAATAA
- a CDS encoding GrpB family protein produces the protein MRTKEVLVLSYQESWKDDFEKIAKELKAALGDLILKIEHVGSTSVQGLSAKPIIDIDLVIALDTDLFEVIQKLAAIGYVHEGNLGIEGREAFAYSGKEHLQVHHLYVCPENSPELKRHLAFRDYLRSHLEAVLAYGKVKEEAAKLFPKDIDKYIAYKSSIIEEIYKELEI, from the coding sequence ATGCGAACGAAGGAAGTTCTTGTTCTGTCATATCAGGAAAGTTGGAAAGATGATTTTGAGAAAATTGCTAAAGAGCTTAAAGCTGCTCTAGGTGACTTAATTCTTAAAATAGAACATGTGGGAAGTACTTCTGTTCAAGGACTTTCGGCAAAGCCAATTATTGACATCGATTTGGTGATTGCTTTAGACACGGATTTGTTTGAGGTGATTCAAAAATTAGCAGCAATTGGTTATGTTCATGAGGGAAATTTAGGGATTGAAGGAAGAGAAGCTTTTGCTTACTCAGGCAAAGAGCATCTTCAAGTTCATCATCTTTATGTTTGCCCTGAAAATTCGCCTGAATTGAAGCGCCATCTTGCTTTTCGTGATTATTTACGTAGCCATCTTGAGGCTGTTTTGGCTTATGGTAAGGTAAAAGAAGAAGCCGCAAAGCTATTTCCCAAAGATATTGATAAATACATTGCCTATAAATCGTCGATTATCGAAGAAATATACAAGGAGTTGGAAATATAA
- the trmD gene encoding tRNA (guanosine(37)-N1)-methyltransferase TrmD, which translates to MKIDILTLFPEMFAPLEYSIVGKAKEKGLLDINYHNFRDNAEKARHVDDEPYGGGQGMLLRAQPIFDTIDKIDAKKPRVILLDPAGRTFDQSYAEELAQEDELIFICGHYEGYDERIKTLVTDEISLGDFVLTGGELAAMTIVDATVRLIPNVLGKEASHQDDSFSSGLLEFPQYTRPYDFRGMKVPDVLMSGHHENIRKWRIEQSLRKTLERRPDLLEDYAFTKEEEAIFRKILKERDAQE; encoded by the coding sequence ATGAAGATTGATATCTTAACGCTCTTTCCTGAAATGTTTGCGCCTTTAGAATACTCTATTGTCGGGAAAGCTAAGGAAAAAGGGTTGCTTGACATTAACTATCACAATTTCCGTGATAATGCTGAAAAAGCTCGTCATGTTGATGATGAACCATACGGTGGTGGACAGGGAATGTTGCTTCGTGCACAGCCTATTTTTGACACGATTGATAAAATCGATGCGAAGAAACCTCGTGTTATTCTTTTGGATCCAGCGGGTCGCACTTTTGATCAAAGCTATGCTGAAGAATTGGCACAGGAAGATGAGTTGATTTTTATCTGTGGCCACTATGAAGGTTATGATGAACGTATCAAGACTTTGGTAACGGATGAAATCTCACTCGGGGATTTTGTTTTAACGGGTGGTGAATTGGCTGCGATGACGATTGTGGATGCGACGGTTCGCCTAATTCCAAATGTTCTTGGAAAAGAAGCGAGTCACCAAGATGATTCGTTCTCATCTGGTTTGCTCGAGTTCCCACAATACACTCGTCCTTATGACTTCAGAGGTATGAAAGTTCCTGATGTTTTGATGAGTGGTCACCACGAAAATATTCGCAAATGGCGAATTGAACAAAGTCTTCGTAAGACTTTAGAGCGTCGACCGGATTTGTTGGAAGATTATGCTTTTACAAAAGAAGAAGAGGCTATTTTCCGCAAGATTCTCAAAGAGAGAGACGCGCAAGAATAG
- the rimM gene encoding ribosome maturation factor RimM (Essential for efficient processing of 16S rRNA) encodes MNYYNVGKIVNTQGLQGEMRVLSVTDFAEERFKKGSKLAVFDDKDNFLIDVEIASHRKQKNFDIIKFKGMYHINDIEKYKGCTLKVAEENLSELEDGEFYYHEIIGLDVYENDVLVGQVKEILQPGANDVWVVKRKGKRDLLLPYIPPVVLNVDVAANRVDVDILEGLDDED; translated from the coding sequence ATGAATTACTATAATGTTGGAAAAATCGTCAATACACAAGGTCTTCAAGGTGAGATGCGTGTGTTGTCAGTAACTGATTTTGCTGAAGAACGTTTTAAAAAGGGTTCAAAATTAGCTGTTTTTGATGATAAAGATAATTTCTTGATTGATGTTGAGATTGCTAGTCATCGTAAACAAAAGAATTTTGATATTATCAAGTTTAAAGGCATGTATCATATCAATGATATTGAAAAATACAAAGGTTGCACTTTGAAAGTGGCTGAAGAAAACTTGTCAGAGCTTGAAGACGGTGAATTTTACTATCATGAAATTATCGGGCTTGATGTTTATGAAAACGACGTTTTAGTCGGACAAGTCAAAGAAATTCTTCAACCTGGCGCAAATGATGTTTGGGTGGTTAAACGTAAAGGTAAACGCGACTTGCTATTACCATACATTCCACCAGTTGTTTTAAATGTCGATGTTGCTGCCAATCGTGTAGATGTGGATATTTTGGAAGGACTTGACGATGAAGATTGA
- a CDS encoding KH domain-containing protein, translating into MDTIENLIIAIVKPLISQPDNLTIKIEDTPEFLEYHLDLDAQDIGRVIGKKGRTITAIRSIVYSVPTQGKKVRLVIDEKGEE; encoded by the coding sequence ATGGATACCATTGAAAATCTTATTATCGCTATTGTGAAACCTTTGATTTCACAACCAGATAATCTTACCATTAAAATTGAAGATACACCTGAGTTTTTAGAATATCATCTTGATTTGGATGCACAGGACATCGGTCGTGTTATCGGTAAAAAAGGTCGTACCATTACAGCGATAAGATCGATTGTCTATTCGGTACCAACTCAAGGTAAAAAAGTAAGACTCGTTATTGACGAAAAAGGAGAAGAGTAG
- the rpsP gene encoding 30S ribosomal protein S16 codes for MAVKIRLTRMGSKKKPFYRINVADSRAPRDGRFIETVGTYNPLIEENQVSLKEERVLEWLSKGAQPSDTVRNILSREGVMKKFHDSKFSK; via the coding sequence ATGGCAGTAAAAATCCGTTTAACTCGTATGGGTTCTAAGAAAAAACCTTTCTACCGTATCAACGTAGCTGATTCACGTGCTCCACGTGACGGTCGTTTCATCGAAACAGTTGGTACTTACAACCCACTTATCGAAGAAAACCAAGTATCACTTAAAGAAGAACGTGTTCTTGAATGGTTGTCTAAAGGTGCTCAACCTTCAGATACAGTTCGTAACATCCTTTCACGTGAAGGCGTTATGAAAAAATTCCACGATTCAAAATTCTCAAAATAA
- a CDS encoding class I SAM-dependent methyltransferase encodes MTIAITTSLRENDDLLKRSRIIGEKLSLPVIKRQKQSVTKLLKGREGLLLVYDNKLCLVNQDGSELVFHPDTAMLRIKSPHDALIDLLGKEPLQILDSTMGLASDSIVMAYAGHAVTAVESQPIIHFIVSEGLQHYQSDSEVLNKAMRSIHTVCAENLAYLKTLPDNSFDVIYCDPMFSERIAESKNLDGLRQYANDTVFSEDFLREAKRVARKKIIIKAHFRDKVFENFGFKQFVRPNQKFHYGVIEL; translated from the coding sequence ATGACTATTGCAATTACAACGAGTTTAAGGGAAAATGACGATTTATTAAAAAGATCGAGAATAATCGGAGAGAAGCTTTCTTTGCCTGTCATCAAACGACAAAAGCAATCAGTAACAAAGCTTTTAAAGGGAAGAGAAGGTCTTCTTCTGGTTTATGATAATAAGCTTTGTCTGGTAAATCAAGATGGTAGTGAACTTGTTTTTCATCCAGACACTGCTATGCTGCGTATTAAAAGTCCACATGATGCGTTAATTGATTTGTTGGGAAAAGAACCTTTGCAAATTCTTGATAGCACGATGGGCTTAGCAAGTGATAGCATTGTTATGGCATACGCAGGGCATGCGGTCACTGCAGTGGAAAGCCAACCAATCATTCATTTTATTGTATCAGAAGGATTACAGCATTATCAGTCTGATTCAGAAGTTTTAAATAAAGCTATGCGTTCAATTCACACGGTTTGTGCGGAGAATTTAGCTTATTTAAAAACATTGCCAGATAATTCTTTTGATGTTATCTACTGTGACCCAATGTTTTCTGAGAGAATTGCAGAATCCAAAAATTTAGATGGCTTACGTCAATATGCTAATGACACAGTTTTTTCAGAAGATTTTTTGCGAGAAGCAAAGCGCGTGGCAAGAAAGAAGATTATCATTAAAGCTCATTTTAGGGATAAGGTCTTTGAAAACTTTGGTTTTAAACAATTTGTTCGTCCAAATCAAAAGTTTCATTATGGTGTGATTGAACTTTGA
- a CDS encoding TVP38/TMEM64 family protein, with the protein MYGALKKLVKFLGIFSIVLTVLFLVYLFKNLDILNDPDALTRALKGHLILGSFAFLLLQIIQVVIPIIPGGVTTVVGFMAFGPILGFILNYVGIVIGSIILFLLTRRYGKPFIMLFIDEQTYAKYEQKLASSTYETVFALNMASPISPADILVMITGLSKMSFKRFLYIILLCKPISIVAFSYFWIYGGQFIRSLL; encoded by the coding sequence ATGTATGGTGCTTTAAAAAAACTGGTTAAATTTCTAGGAATTTTTTCAATTGTTTTAACGGTTCTATTTTTAGTTTATCTGTTTAAGAATTTGGATATTTTAAATGATCCTGATGCTTTAACAAGAGCTCTAAAAGGTCATCTTATTCTCGGAAGTTTCGCCTTTCTTCTTCTACAAATCATTCAAGTTGTTATTCCAATTATTCCTGGGGGAGTGACCACAGTTGTAGGGTTTATGGCTTTTGGACCTATTCTAGGCTTTATCTTAAATTATGTTGGAATAGTCATTGGAAGTATCATTCTATTCTTGTTAACGCGTCGCTATGGCAAACCATTCATCATGCTCTTTATTGATGAGCAAACTTATGCAAAATATGAGCAAAAGTTGGCTTCATCAACCTATGAAACAGTTTTTGCGCTGAATATGGCTTCACCAATCTCGCCAGCTGATATTTTGGTTATGATTACGGGCTTATCTAAGATGTCTTTCAAACGATTCCTTTACATCATTTTACTTTGTAAGCCGATTTCAATCGTTGCTTTTAGTTACTTCTGGATTTACGGCGGGCAATTTATCAGAAGTCTGCTTTGA
- a CDS encoding ABC transporter permease, with product MENWKFALSSIMGHKMRSFLTTLGVIIGVASVVVIMALGQGMTNQVTNMFASDSQDVQLYYTTKKTDDIDVFDDEDPRDADKGPAIKEEWLQKITSELPDVENYYLTNGTTSTVEGNQKKSKNVNITGVNRTYFTVKKYKVLAGRSFETGDYSRFSRIVMLDTKLAVKLFGSNENALNQHVSIGSKNYLVVGVYKDPNAGSQQYGMQSGGNAVMTNTQLAAEFNVDEVQAAFVHVEDVKQTTKVGKEAARLLTQLSGVRTGRFTIFDMSQVISQVSSAYSMMTAVIGAIAGISLLVGGIGVMNIMLVSVTERTREIGLRKALGATRQKILTQFLIESMLLTIIGGLIGLALASGLTHLIGNSIPNVKPSISLNIALGSLIFSAIIGVVFGLLPANKASKLDPIEALRYE from the coding sequence ATGGAAAATTGGAAATTCGCCCTAAGTTCAATTATGGGGCACAAGATGCGTTCGTTTCTGACGACTTTAGGAGTTATTATTGGTGTGGCTTCAGTTGTGGTTATTATGGCTTTGGGGCAAGGAATGACTAATCAAGTTACTAATATGTTCGCTTCAGACAGCCAAGATGTTCAGCTCTATTACACAACTAAAAAGACTGACGATATTGATGTTTTTGATGATGAAGATCCTAGAGATGCTGATAAAGGTCCAGCCATTAAAGAAGAATGGTTGCAAAAAATTACTAGTGAGCTGCCAGATGTTGAAAATTATTATTTAACCAATGGTACAACGTCAACAGTTGAGGGCAATCAGAAAAAGTCAAAAAATGTTAACATAACAGGAGTTAACAGAACCTACTTTACGGTTAAAAAATACAAAGTTCTTGCAGGACGAAGCTTTGAAACTGGCGATTACAGCCGATTCTCCCGTATTGTCATGCTGGATACCAAGCTTGCGGTTAAATTATTTGGTAGCAATGAAAATGCCTTAAACCAACATGTGTCAATTGGTTCAAAAAATTATTTAGTTGTTGGTGTTTATAAAGATCCAAATGCTGGTTCTCAGCAATATGGTATGCAATCTGGCGGTAATGCTGTCATGACCAATACTCAATTAGCTGCAGAGTTTAATGTGGATGAAGTTCAAGCGGCATTTGTCCATGTTGAAGACGTCAAACAAACTACAAAAGTCGGAAAAGAAGCGGCTCGTCTCTTGACGCAATTGTCAGGGGTGAGAACTGGTCGTTTTACAATCTTCGACATGTCACAAGTTATTTCGCAAGTCAGCTCTGCTTATAGCATGATGACAGCAGTTATTGGTGCTATCGCAGGTATTTCTCTTCTTGTTGGTGGTATTGGGGTTATGAATATCATGTTGGTATCTGTTACCGAGCGTACACGAGAAATTGGTTTACGAAAAGCTCTTGGAGCAACCCGTCAAAAGATTTTGACACAATTTTTGATTGAATCAATGCTTTTGACAATTATTGGTGGATTAATTGGTCTTGCTCTAGCTTCTGGTTTAACGCACCTTATTGGGAATAGTATTCCAAATGTAAAACCATCAATCTCATTAAACATTGCTTTAGGAAGTCTTATCTTCTCAGCAATAATTGGTGTTGTTTTTGGACTTTTGCCGGCTAATAAAGCAAGTAAACTAGACCCAATTGAAGCTCTTCGCTATGAATAG
- a CDS encoding ABC transporter ATP-binding protein, whose protein sequence is MKDEKKPLIQLSNIVKSYRNGDQELNVLKGIDLTVYEGEFVAIMGPSGSGKSTLMNIIGLLDRPTSGDYSLNGTQVEELKEKELAKVRNQEIGFVFQQFFLLSKLSALQNVELPLVYAGVNSLKRRQLAKQFLEKVELSERMKHLPSELSGGQKQRVAIARALVNNPSIILADEPTGALDTKTSDQIMQLLTELNREGKTIVMVTHEPEIADFATRKIVIRDGEITRDTTESVRID, encoded by the coding sequence GTGAAAGATGAGAAGAAACCATTAATCCAGCTAAGTAATATCGTAAAATCCTATCGTAATGGTGATCAAGAACTTAATGTCCTTAAAGGAATTGATTTGACAGTCTATGAAGGTGAATTTGTGGCCATTATGGGACCGTCTGGTTCAGGTAAATCAACCTTAATGAACATCATTGGTTTGTTAGACAGACCAACCTCAGGTGATTATAGTTTAAATGGAACACAAGTAGAAGAACTAAAAGAAAAGGAATTAGCTAAAGTTAGAAATCAAGAAATCGGATTTGTTTTCCAACAATTTTTCCTTCTTTCAAAATTATCAGCCTTGCAAAATGTTGAACTTCCACTTGTATACGCTGGGGTAAATTCATTAAAACGACGTCAATTAGCTAAGCAGTTCTTGGAGAAAGTTGAGCTCAGCGAACGCATGAAACATCTGCCATCAGAGTTATCAGGTGGTCAAAAACAACGTGTGGCTATTGCGCGTGCTTTGGTGAATAATCCATCAATCATCCTTGCAGATGAGCCAACCGGTGCACTTGATACCAAAACAAGTGACCAAATCATGCAATTATTGACTGAGCTTAACCGTGAAGGAAAAACAATTGTTATGGTTACGCATGAACCTGAAATTGCTGATTTTGCCACACGAAAAATTGTTATTCGTGATGGTGAGATTACACGAGACACGACAGAAAGTGTCAGAATTGATTAG
- a CDS encoding efflux RND transporter periplasmic adaptor subunit: MSRRSKSSMSKKTKVMIGAAAAFFVLAGGGLMLVQQSKAKAANAEVSYKAVKVTEGTVSSTTLLTGQVKALQEQYVYFDSSKGSSAKATVAVGDQITTGQQLVQYDSTTAQAAYDTAVRGLNKVGRQIDHLKKYGNLPTTSTTTDDETGEEKTVTQQPTAQQTADYNQQLQDLNDAYADAQAEVNKAQQALNETIITSDVSGTVVEVNNDIDPASKNSQTLVHVATEGQLQVKGTLTEYDLANIKTGQNVKIKSKVYPDKEWTGTISYISNYPNQTAASESNSSSNSAASYDYKIDLTGDTANLQQGFTVSVEVVNENKNKLVPVDALVSEGDKKFVWVYDKATKKVSKVEVAAGNADASQQEILSGLEVGQTVISTPEKSLKNGEKVDKVTTEDAATTEK, translated from the coding sequence ATGTCTAGAAGAAGTAAATCAAGTATGTCAAAAAAAACTAAGGTGATGATTGGTGCAGCGGCAGCTTTCTTTGTTCTTGCAGGTGGAGGCTTAATGCTCGTGCAACAATCAAAAGCCAAGGCTGCAAATGCCGAAGTTTCTTATAAAGCTGTAAAAGTAACTGAAGGAACGGTTTCATCAACAACACTCTTAACGGGACAAGTAAAGGCACTTCAAGAGCAGTATGTGTATTTTGATAGCAGTAAAGGTAGCTCTGCTAAAGCAACTGTTGCTGTAGGAGATCAAATTACAACTGGTCAACAATTGGTTCAATACGATTCAACCACAGCTCAAGCAGCATATGACACAGCCGTTCGTGGCCTTAATAAAGTTGGACGCCAGATTGACCATTTGAAAAAATACGGTAATCTTCCGACAACATCTACAACAACTGATGATGAAACTGGTGAAGAAAAGACAGTTACTCAACAACCAACTGCTCAACAAACAGCAGATTACAATCAACAATTACAAGACTTGAATGATGCTTACGCGGATGCACAAGCAGAAGTGAATAAAGCACAACAAGCTTTAAATGAAACCATTATTACTAGCGATGTGTCTGGTACAGTCGTTGAAGTGAACAACGATATTGACCCAGCATCTAAAAATAGCCAAACCCTTGTTCATGTTGCTACAGAAGGGCAACTTCAAGTTAAAGGAACGTTGACAGAGTACGATTTAGCAAATATTAAAACAGGTCAAAATGTTAAGATCAAATCAAAAGTGTATCCAGATAAAGAGTGGACTGGTACAATCTCATACATTTCAAACTATCCAAATCAAACAGCTGCTTCTGAATCAAATAGCTCATCAAACAGCGCAGCTTCGTATGATTACAAGATTGATTTGACTGGAGACACAGCAAATCTTCAACAAGGCTTCACTGTTTCTGTAGAAGTTGTCAATGAAAATAAAAACAAATTAGTTCCTGTTGATGCTCTTGTATCTGAAGGTGACAAGAAATTTGTCTGGGTTTACGACAAAGCAACTAAGAAAGTCAGCAAAGTTGAAGTAGCCGCTGGTAATGCAGATGCTTCTCAACAAGAAATTTTAAGTGGTTTAGAAGTCGGACAAACAGTTATTTCAACCCCTGAAAAATCATTGAAGAATGGTGAGAAAGTAGATAAAGTCACTACTGAAGATGCCGCTACAACAGAAAAATAA